Proteins encoded by one window of Anopheles maculipalpis chromosome 2RL, idAnoMacuDA_375_x, whole genome shotgun sequence:
- the LOC126559865 gene encoding uncharacterized protein LOC126559865, which translates to MSLSFGEIVEPSTRAFWDDYDDEAVDEQVSHANNLEWIWYNDQEETSEEQSMQKTLQAPFHFVIIEGQKVFSFIGKVLLDGQCKPICQLSCGTVSMFHLPAEKLLLCVSEELDPNLFGQITHRLSAWLDAAETVSSISLQPAVLYKGLTEQEQEKVCFIKALTANRILDDIGLLEAPNVITGVAAGVASYRKFGRKKEAAVYGCYLDSVILDSVSSEPILRLLKALGVPCADRYELKFKTSSNLYL; encoded by the exons ATGAGTTTAAGTTTTGGAGAAATTGTGGAACCATCTACCCGTGCCTTCTGGgacgattatgatgatgaagcGGTCGATGAGCAAGTATCGCACGCCAACAA TTTGGAATGGATCTGGTACAACGATCAGGAAGAAACTAGCGAAGAGCAATCGATGCAAAAAACACTCCAAGCCCCGTTCCATTTCGTTATCATCGAGGGCCAAAAGGTGTTCAGCTTTATCGGGAAGGTTCTCCTAGATGGACAGTGCAAACCGATATGTCAGCTATCTTGCGGCACCGTAAGCATGTTCCACCTACCAGCTGAGAAGCTGCTACTTTGCGTATCGGAAGAGCTGGACCCGAATCTGTTCGGTCAAATCACACACCGGCTGTCCGCCTGGTTGGATGCAGCCGAAACCGTCTCATCTATTTCGCTTCAACCGGCCGTTCTGTACAAAGGACTTACTGAGCAAGAGCAGGAAAAGGTTTGTTTCATCAAAGCACTGACCGCAAACAGGATACTGGATGACATCGGTTTGCTCGAAGCACCGAACGTAATCACCGGAGTAGCGGCTGGTGTTGCTAGCTATCGTAAATTTGGCAGAAAGAAGGAAGCTGCCGTTTACGGTTGCTACTTGGACTCGGTTATACTGGATTCGGTATCATCGGAGCCAATTCTACGGTTGTTGAAGGCGCTCGGAGTACCGTGTGCCGATCGTTACGAGTTGAAATTCAAAACGAGTTCAAATCTTTACTTGTAA
- the LOC126559019 gene encoding COMM domain-containing protein 2 — MAPIIRPEQADQLRFLLEQPEEVLIEFCKLAIEYINSGINEKKCTVAAKKLSSTYDIVRGALEALVALLIDSTKMAISERDFYTAVQTSLDSIDQKQSEILWQFITSKRHLVDNVLRASCQDEMYFRDLEWRIEGRIASRSLRSQAAPVIKMKFHLDTECVSEYREKLHSTPETEKHTRREVLAETDPSMLQHMIQVLEQALLEARTRRVRNYVKPAQS, encoded by the exons ATGGCCCCAATTATTCGACCAGAGCAAGCGGACCAACTGCGCTTTTTACTGGAGCAACCCGAAGAAG TTCTGATAGAGTTTTGCAAGCTGGCCATCGAGTACATAAACTCCGGGATCAACGAGAAGAAATGCACGGTGGCAGCAA AGAAACTTTCATCCACATACGATATCGTGCGTGGCGCGTTGGAAGCACTGGTTGCACTGCTAATCGATAGCACGAAAATGGCAATCAGCGAGCGTGACTTCTACACCGCAGTTCAAACCTCGTTGGATAGTATTGATCAGAAGCAAAGCGAAATATTGTGGCAGTTTATAACGAGCAAGCGCCACTTGGTCGATAATGTGCTGCGTGCATCCTGTCAGGATGAGATGTATTTTCGTGATTTAGAGTGGCGCATCGAAGGACGCATCGCATCCCGCAGCCTTCGATCACAGGCAGCACCGGTGATCAAGATGAAGTTTCACCTAGACACCGAGTGTGTGAGCGAGTACCGGGAAAAATTACATTCCACGCCGGAGACGGAAAAGCACACACGTAGAGAAGTGCTGGCCGAAACGGACCCCAGCATGCTTCAGCACATGATACAGGTGCTGGAGCAAGCGCTGCTGGAAGCACGAACAAGGCGCGTTCGGAACTACGTTAAACCAGCCCAAAGTTAA
- the LOC126558503 gene encoding 8-oxo-dGDP phosphatase NUDT18, whose protein sequence is METNLVRVLEGQYLDELTSELCDFTLEEQNAATEAQGVKPLASSDYVPIVGKTVTYVVACVIVNDSNEVLMMQEAKESCAGKWYLPAGRMEPGETIVEAGVREVLEETGLKVEITTLLAVETAGGSWFRFVLTGNVVGGELKTPSQADQESIQAKWCQNLNELSLRANDILPVIELARNYRKRVPKDPNWHREILPARKAHYKNYLRVVVAIKNKTTNQVYVLLSEKTAYHFPTVEIHPGRSIHSTLKKFMIELFGADLPQHRPHGVLSVEHHTSGSQANPTDGLCLTVLVICRPSIESVSLIGKCIWHELSKDLSARLAMAVAGKNATFQLHVVR, encoded by the coding sequence ATGGAAACAAACTTGGTGCGCGTACTGGAGGGACAGTATCTGGACGAGCTGACGAGCGAGTTGTGCGATTTTACGCTAGAAGAACAGAATGCGGCCACCGAAGCGCAGGGCGTAAAACCGCTGGCCTCCTCCGACTATGTGCCGATCGTCGGCAAAACGGTCACGTACGTGGTAGCGTGCGTGATCGTGAACGACAGCAACGAGGTGCTGATGATGCAGGAAGCAAAAGAATCGTGCGCCGGCAAGTGGTACCTACCGGCTGGCCGTATGGAACCAGGTGAAACAATCGTCGAAGCGGGCGTCCGGGAAGTGCTGGAAGAGACGGGCCTGAAGGTGGAGATTACCACGCTGCTAGCGGTCGAAACGGCCGGTGGATCGTGGTTCCGTTTCGTACTAACCGGCAACGTAGTCGGTGGTGAACTGAAAACTCCTTCCCAAGCAGACCAAGAATCCATTCAAGCGAAATGGTGTCAAAATCTTAACGAACTATCACTCCGGGCGAACGATATCCTTCCGGTGATCGAGCTAGCCCGCAACTATCGCAAACGAGTGCCGAAAGATCCAAACTGGCACCGGGAAATATTGCCCGCGCGAAAGGCACACTACAAAAACTATCTACGGGTGGTGGTAGCAATCAAGaacaaaaccaccaaccaGGTGTACGTGTTGCTGAGCGAAAAGACAGCTTACCACTTTCCAACGGTGGAAATTCACCCGGGGCGCAGTATTCATTCCACGCTGAAGAAGTTTATGATTGAACTGTTTGGAGCGGATCTGCCCCAGCACCGGCCACACGGTGTGCTGAGCGTGGAGCATCATACGAGTGGGTCGCAGGCGAACCCAACCGACGGACTATGCCTAACGGTGTTGGTCATTTGTCGACCATCGATCGAATCGGTTTCACTGATCGGGAAATGCATTTGGCACGAGCTGAGCAAAGACCTGAGTGCGCGGTTGGCAATGGCGGTTGCAGGAAAAAATGCCACCTTCCAGCTGCACGTGGTACGATGA
- the LOC126559278 gene encoding 28S ribosomal protein S18a, mitochondrial codes for MALSVRFKYSAFTKLSSTILRNFSLSSVNHLKEIKEIKTNDTLVVKGEYVPSPRQDMVIPQLLEARQNGERFCPQCTLGLDIKHTDVLILSQYVRSDGCMLPRRITGLCKRQQRRMGALVTMAQKAGLMPNLNPATSKRDPKQRYQWKKYNKYFDEQTIKC; via the exons ATGGCTTTGTCGGTGAGGTTCAAGTACTCGGCATTTACTAAACTTTCCTCGACTATTTTACGAaatttttcgctttcgtcTGTAAATCATCTTAAAGAGA TCAAAgagatcaaaacaaacgacacGCTGGTAGTCAAAGGAGAATATGTGCCTTCACCCCGACAAGATATGGTGATTCCGCAGCTGCTCGAGGCACGTCAGAATGGTGAACGGTTTTGTCCGCAGTGCACACTCGGACTGGACATCAAGCACACCGACGTGCTTATTCTCAGCCAATACGTGCGGTCGGACGGATGCATGTTGCCGCGCCGGATTACAGGATTATGTAAGCGGCAGCAACGGCGCATGGGAGCCCTAGTAACGATGGCACAGAAAGCGGGCCTCATGCCAAATCTAAATCCAGCGACAAGCAAGAGAGATCCCAAACAGCGGTACCAGTGGAAGAAGTACAACAAGTATTTCGATGAACAAACCATTAAATGTTAG
- the LOC126558783 gene encoding copper homeostasis protein cutC homolog, translating to MPVLLEICVDTFESAVAAIQGGADRIELCSALSEGGLTPTVGLVRQIKLYLSECATLDAKGTRKHVPVYCMIRCRRGSDFCYSEQEMNAMLWDLQALKQNGADGIVFGALEPSGRVHREHCEQIANAAEKLPLTFHRAIDCTEETQLEENLKLVAQLGYTTVLTSGLNPTAEQGVETIVRMKTIATNIEEITGTRLRVMPGSGISSANALNILQRTGCDAIHGSASIIKPMENETGATKLPMGASNVDASPLKVCSKAKVQELRSLIDSI from the exons ATGCCCGTTTTGCTAGAAATTTGTGTTGATACTTTCGAATCGGCCGTGGCAGCGATTCAGGGTGGTGCCGATAGGATAGAACTGTGCTCCGCACTCAGTGAGGGAGGCCTAACACCGACGGTAGGATTGGTGCGACAAATTAAACTATACCTATCAGAATGCGCTACCCTTGACGCGAAAGGCACCCGAAAACATGTTCCGGTGTATTGCATGATACGCTGCCGAAGGGGCAGTGATTTCTGTTACTCCGAGCAGGAAATGAATGCAATGCTTTGGGATTTGCAAGCACTGAAACAAAACGGTGCCGATGGGATTGTGTTTGGTGCACTGGAACCATCCGGCAGGGTACATCGGGAGCATTGCGAACAAATTGCCAATGCGGCGGAAAAGCTTCCACTTACCTTTCACCGTGCAATCGATTGTACTGAGGAAACGCAACTGGAAGAGAATCTTAAGCTTGTGGCACAGCTAGGATACACGACTGTGCTAACGAGTGGTTTAAATCCAACGGCTGAGCAAGGAGTGGAAACAATCGTGCGCATGAAGACTATAGCCACGAATATCGAGGAG ATTACTGGTACACGCCTTCGAGTAATGCCTGGTTCTGGGATATCGTCAGCAAATGCGTTGAACATTTTGCAACGAACCGGCTGTGATGCAATACACGGATCGGCAAGCATTATAAAAccaatggaaaatgaaaccgGTGCAACTAAGCTGCCGATGGGAGCAAGTAATGTGGATGCTTCGCCCCTAAAAGTGTGCAGTAAAGCCAAAGTGCAAGAGCTGCGCAGTTTAATTGATAgtatttga
- the LOC126558192 gene encoding MYG1 exonuclease: MLTAWSRLFPCTIYSAPTIYRSQPYRAIHRSSKAILLQRTTLKHFKTMTTNVPASTKRFKDDHPSTGSSEGVKIGTHDGIFHCDEVLACFMLQQLPRYASAQIIRTRDMAKLDECDIVVDVGAKFDREHHRYDHHQGEFNETLKSLRPEMSVKWDIRLSSAGLVYTYFGEEVIKQILKDKLDMEPTVECLRAIYAKVYDGLISEIDAIDNGVPMFEGGEPRYNISTHLSARVGAFNSRWDEPTPAPGCLERFEKAKAYVGLEFVDKVTYYACSWWPARDIVSKALANRLALHESGEILELEKPCPWKEHLYQLEQEQKLVGTPKYVIYCNKEHDWRVICVPVQPSSFVCRKFLAKAWCGVRDENLVRVSGIAGSNFCHQTGFIGGNKTREGALKMAIASLTAPNEA, encoded by the coding sequence ATGTTGACTGCATGGAGCAGGCTTTTTCCGTGTACGATATATTCTGCACCAACCATCTATCGCAGCCAGCCTTACCGTGCTATCCATCGCTCTTCGAAAGCTATCCTACTACAGCGAACTACgcttaaacattttaaaacaatgaCCACAAACGTACCAGCATCAACAAAGCGTTTCAAGGACGACCATCCAAGTACGGGTTCTAGTGAGGGTGTGAAAATCGGTACCCACGATGGCATTTTCCACTGTGACGAAGTATTGGCTTGCTTCATGTTGCAGCAACTACCGCGGTACGCTTCGGCCCAAATCATTCGAACCCGCGATATGGCCAAACTAGACGAGTGTGATATCGTGGTGGATGTTGGAGCCAAGTTTGACCGGGAACATCACCGGTACGATCATCACCAGGGAGAATTCAATGAAACGCTTAAGTCTCTTCGCCCGGAAATGAGTGTGAAATGGGACATACGGCTCAGCTCGGCCGGTCTTGTGTACACGTACTTTGGCGAAGAAGTGATCAAGCAGATATTAAAAGACAAGCTGGACATGGAACCGACCGTCGAATGTTTACGGGCGATTTACGCAAAGGTGTACGATGGGCTGATCAGCGAAATCGACGCGATCGACAATGGTGTGCCAATGTTCGAGGGTGGAGAACCACGGTACAACATTTCAACGCATCTTAGTGCACGTGTTGGTGCGTTCAATTCACGATGGGACGAACCAACGCCTGCGCCCGGCTGTTTGGAGCGTTTCGAAAAGGCCAAAGCATACGTTGGGCTTGAATTTGTCGACAAAGTTACGTACTATGCGTGCAGTTGGTGGCCTGCCCGCGATATCGTGTCGAAAGCGTTGGCCAATCGGTTGGCCTTACACGAGTCGGGTGAAATTCTTGAGCTGGAGAAACCCTGTCCCTGGAAGGAACATCTTTACCAGCTGGAACAGGAGCAAAAACTTGTCGGAACGCCGAAGTACGTTATATACTGCAACAAGGAACACGATTGGCGTGTTATATGCGTTCCAGTGCAACCGTCCAGTTTTGTGTGTCGCAAGTTCCTAGCCAAAGCGTGGTGCGGTGTTCGAGACGAGAATCTAGTGCGCGTGTCAGGCATTGCGGGTTCGAACTTTTGCCATCAGACCGGATTTATTGGTGGGAACAAGACGCGCGAAGGAGCGCTGAAAATGGCAATTGCCAGCCTAACGGCACCGAATGAAGCTTAA
- the LOC126557118 gene encoding cullin-5, with protein MMQRNSTFEDKWPCMRPVVLSLLKQERVTPSEWQELFFAVHLVCLWDDKGPLKIHESLQQDIVAYIKQAQCRVLAQREEQALLKAYIVEWRKFFTQSNYLPLPFAKLESCLQSKGSSSSSSSVSSSGAGASSSSSSAGATGGGAGTSHNSAACASAGTSSGSSSSSSSKKPTHAEDSIVRKLMLDSWNQSIFMNIKHRLQESAMKLVHAERNGEAFDSQLVIGVRESYVNLCSNTEDKLEIYRENFEAAYLHATSSFYRLKASEQLQTNGVKSFMEYADAKLREEEARGERYLEPGSITALGQCCVTVLIGDHLPTLLAECAPLIEARETQRLQLMFRLLDRVAGGVDPMLRDLENHIVQAGLADMVAAADIITQDSEKYVERLLKLFRRFSDLVKEAFNDDPRFLTARDKAFKTVVNDITLFKLELPTSNTAMARGIKISTPESKCPELLANYCDMLLRRTPFSKRLTTEEIESRLKDVLLVLKYVSNKDVFMRYHKAHLTRRLILDSSADSEKEEDMVEWLREVGMPADYVNKLARMFQDIKVSEDLNTQFRSQTTRHDAINIKILNAGAWARGSERVSVSLPLELEDYIPEVEEFYKKKHSGRKLQWYHHMSNGTITFANNTGRFDLDVTTFQMAVLFAWNQRPNERVSYENLRLATELPDPELRRTLWSLVAFPKLKRQLLVYEPAISNPKDFTENTLFWVNQDFAIIKNGKPQRRGKVNLVGRLQLSTERSQQEDNQSIVQLRILRTQEAIIKIMKMRKRLSNAALQAELVDILKNMFLPSKKMIKEQLEWLIEHKYMRRDDDDINTFIYMA; from the exons atgaTGCAAAGG AATTCTACCTTCGAAGACAAATGGCCATGCATGCGGCCAGTTGTTTTAAGTCTGCTGAAGCAGGAACGTGTCACACCTTCCGAATGGCAGGAGCTGTTTTTTGCCGTACATCTCGTGTGCCTCTGGGACGACAAAGGTCCGCTAAAAATACACGAAAGTCTGCAGCAAGATATCGTAGCGTACATCAAACAGGCCCAGTGCCGCGTACTGGCCCAACGCGAAGAGCAAGCCCTACTGAAAGCGTATATCGTCGAGTGGCGTAAGTTCTTCACGCAAAGCAATTATCTTCCGTTGCCGTTTGCGAAGCTGGAAAGCTGTTTGCAGAGTAAAGGTAGCAGCAGCTCGTCGTCATCTGTTTCTTCATCCGGAGCCGGTGCATCTTCCTCGTCGTCATCAGCCGGGGCGACGGGCGGTGGTGCCGGGACGAGCCATAATTCAGCTGCTTGTGCATCAGCCGGCACTAGTTcgggcagtagcagcagtagttccTCCAAGAAGCCAACCCACGCCGAAGACTCGATCGTGCGTAAGCTGATGCTGGATTCGTGGAACCAGAGCATCTTCATGAACATCAAGCATCGGCTACAGGAATCGGCGATGAAGCTGGTGCACGCGGAACGGAATGGTGAAGCGTTCGATTCGCAGCTCGTGATCGGTGTGCGCGAAAGCTACGTAAATCTGTGCTCCAACACGGAGGATAAGCTGGAGATCTATAGGGAGAACTTTGAGGCGGCCTATCTGCATGCCACATCTTCCTTTTACCGGCTCAAGGCAAGCGAACAACTACAGACGAACGGTGTCAAGAGCTTCATGGAGTATGCCGATGCGAAGCTACGCGAGGAGGAAGCTCGAGGCGAACGATACCTGGAACCGGGCAGCATCACTGCCCTCGGACAGTGCTGCGTGACAGTGCTAATAGGTGACCATTTGCCGACGCTGCTGGCCGAATGTGCACCGCTGATTGAAGCACGTGAAACGCAACGTTTGCAGCTAATGTTTCGTCTGCTAGACCGGGTGGCCGGCGGTGTCGATCCGATGTTACGCGATCTGGAAAATCATATCGTACAGGCGGGGCTGGCTGATATGGTAGCGGCTGCCGATATCATTACGCAGGATTCGGAAAAGTACGTCGAACGGTTGCTGAAGCTGTTCCGACGGTTTAGCGATCTGGTAAAGGAAGCGTTCAACGATGATCCACGGTTTCTGACCGCACGCGATAAAGCATTTAAAACGGTCGTGAACGATATAACGCTTTTCAAGCTGGAACTGCCCACCTCGAACACGGCGATGGCCCGTGGAATTAAGATATCGACGCCCGAATCAAAGTGTCCCGAGCTGCTGGCCAACTACTGTGATATGCTGCTAAGGCGAACACCGTTCAGTAAGCGGCTCACCACCGAAGAGATTGAATCTCGTCTCAAGGACGTACTGCTGGTGCTCAAGTATGTAAGCAATAAGGATGTCTTTATGCGGTACCATAAGGCTCACCTAACGCGCAG ACTCATCCTCGACTCTAGTGCTGACAGCGAAAAGGAGGAGGATATGGTAGAATGGTTAAGGGAGGTCGGTATGCCAGCGGACTACGTGAATAAATTGGCTCGAATGTTTCAAGACATTAAG GTTAGTGAAGACTTGAATACTCAGTTCCGATCGCAAACGACGCGCCACGATGCGATTAACATTAAGATCCTGAATGCCGGTGCGTGGGCACGCGGTTCCGAGCGTGTTTCCGTCAGCTTGCCGCTCGAGCTGGAAGACTACATTCCGGAGGTAGAGGAATTCTACAAGAAGAAACATTCGGGCCGCAAACTCCAGTGGTACCATCACATGAGCAACGGTACGATCACGTTCGCCAACAACACGGGCCGGTTCGATCTGGACGTGACCACATTCCAGATGGCGGTACTGTTCGCATGGAACCAGAGGCCCAACGAACGCGTCTCGTACGAAAATCTACGTCTAGCGACGGAACTGCCCGATCCGGAATTGCGCCGAACGCTGTGGTCGTTGGTAGCGTTCCCCAAGTTGAAGCGTCAACTGTTGGTGTACGAACCGGCCATTAGCAACCCGAAAGATTTTACCGAAAATACACTGTTTTGGGTGAATCAGGATTTTGCAATAATCAAAAATGGGAAACCGCAGCGTCGCGGTAAGGTGAATCTGGTGGGTCGGTTGCAGCTTAGCACTGAACGGTCCCAGCAGGAGGACAATCAGTCGATAGTGCAGCTACGTATATTGCGCACACAGGAAGCAATCATCAAGATCATGAAGATGCGCAAACGGTTGAGTAATGCTGCGCTGCAG GCTGAACTGGTTGATATACTTAAAAACATGTTCCTGCCTTCGAAAAAAATGATCAAGGAGCAGCTGGAATGGTTAATAGAGCATAAATACATGCGGAGAGATGACGACGATATAAATACCTTCATTTACATGGCGTAA
- the LOC126558006 gene encoding pseudouridylate synthase 1 homolog, whose translation MISIFLRAAIATVKLTRIPHPKFYTHPPRIHLIDDTVRKRFAIELAAAVEVKLVNKKLEAQKRMESRKTKQEVQQRYNGAVKRRKWEDPPEDPEAVKNFDPASRVKRRKSIILLGYSGVNYFGMQRNPGTKTIEEDLLRAMLKQNWINDEGFRQPQQIQFQRAARTDKGVSAAVQVVSIKLPDNLDIEALNSELPEDIRVYAVKRVTKGFNSKTNCDARTYTYTLPTIAFATDKEKVDIQTYRLPADRLKHVNEVLALYVGTKNFHNFTSRKEFLDPSVKRFIMSFECEPPFVPEGTTAEFATIKIKGQSFMLHQIRKMVGLTIAVVRGLTDIAIIEKAFGQERYGIPTAPGLGLVLSRIHYDKYNKRYGEDGCHETLEFDKEDPAIQEFFKRHIASTIVETELSSNSMMEWLEKLPLHSYEPRDENEPSEWKPRNRKDDNDDDDE comes from the exons ATGATTTCCATATTTCTTCGTGCTGCGATAGCCACTGTAAAATTAACCCGTATTCCGCATCCCAAGTTTTACACGCATCCTCCACGCATCCACCTAATAGACGATACGGTGCGGAAACGATTTGCAATCGAACTTGCAGCCGCCGTAGAAGTGAAATTAGTGAACAAAAAGCTCGAAGCACAGAAGCGAATGGAATCACGCAAAACCAAGCAGGAAGTACAGCAACGGTACAATGGTGCGGTTAAAAGGCGTAAGTGGGAGGATCCACCGGAAGATCCGGAAGCGGTGAAAAATTTTGACCCGGCTTCGCGTGTTAAACGGCGCAAGAGCATCATTCTCCTCGGTTACTCCGGCGTAAATTACTTCGGTATGCAGCGCAATCCGGGTACGAAAACAATCGAAGAGGACCTGTTGCGTGCGATGCTCAAGCAAAACTGGATCAATGATGAAGGATTTCGACAACCGCAACAAATTCAGTTCCAGCGAGCGGCACGCACCGATAAAGGAGTGTCGGCAGCGGTACAGGTGGTGTCGATCAAGCTGC CTGACAATCTGGACATTGAAGCACTGAATTCCGAGCTGCCGGAGGACATACGTGTGTACGCGGTGAAGCGCGTGACGAAAGGTTTCAATTCCAAGACAAACTGTGACGCCCGTACGTACACGTACACGCTGCCCACGATAGCATTCGCTACGGACAAAGAAAAGGTGGACATTCAAACGTACCGGCTGCCGGCTGATCGGTTGAAGCATGTGAACGAAGTACTTGCGCTGTACGTTGGAACAAAGAACTTTCACAACTTTACCAGCCGTAAAGAATTTCTCGACCCATCGGTGAAACGGTTTATCATGTCCTTCGAATGTGAGCCACCATTTGTGCCCGAAGGTACGACGGCCGAATTCGCTACGATTAAGATTAAAGGACAAAGCTTTATGCTGCATCAGATACGCAAGATGGTAGGCCTTACCATAGCCGTCGTTCGTGGGCTTACGGACATTGCGATCATCGAGAAAGCTTTCGGCCAGGAACGGTACGGCATCCCGACGGCTCCGGGATTGGGGCTAGTGTTGAGCAGAATCCATTACGACAAGTACAACAAGCGGTACGGTGAGGATGGATGCCATGAAACATTAGAATTCGATAAGGAGGACCCGGCTATACAAGAGTTCTTCAAGCGACACATTGCCTCGACCATTGTCGAGACAGAGTTGAGCAGTAATTCGATGATGGAATGGCTTGAAAAACTACCCTTGCACAGTTACGAACCAAGAGATGAGAATGAACCAAGCGAGTGGAAACCGAGAAATCGGAAagacgataatgatgatgacgacgagtAG